From Candidatus Nitricoxidivorans perseverans, the proteins below share one genomic window:
- a CDS encoding nickel-dependent hydrogenase large subunit, producing MGQRITIDPITRIEGHLRIDCEVDGGKVKKAWSSGQMWRGVELILLGRDPRDAWAITQRICGVCTTVHAIASVRAVENALRMEVPLNAQYIRNLIILAHAVHDHIVHFYHLSALDWVDVVSALKADPDATSKLAESLSPWKLNGKHEMRAVKERLKGFVDGGQLGIFTNGYWGHPAMKLPPEVNLLAVAHYLQALDVQRKANKIVSILGSKTPHIQNIAVGGVSNAISTDSYSTLGVERLLAIKGWIDELADFVKNVYLIDVAAVGAFYADWTKYGAGVTNYLCVPDIPLDTRGTQFALPGGYVAGRDLSAFKPIKTFNDEYWVKGVQESTKHSWYEGAKNLHPYKGETKPQYTDFKEDGKYSWLKSPTFYDKPAQVGPLSRVLCMLAAGHEPTKKYATAALDTVSALAKTKVGLDAMHSTIGRHAARAVSCAVQVDMLADQWQLLVNNIAKGDVATYNKPVFPKGEIMGQGYHEAPRGVLSHWVVIDDGKIKNYQCVVPSTWNACPRNDKDEPGPYEASIADNPIADPERPLEVLRTVHSFDPCIACAIHVTDTENGSAITVKAK from the coding sequence ATGGGACAACGCATAACGATCGATCCGATCACCCGCATCGAGGGCCACCTGCGCATCGACTGCGAGGTGGATGGGGGCAAGGTGAAGAAGGCCTGGTCGTCCGGCCAGATGTGGCGCGGCGTCGAGCTGATCCTGCTCGGCCGCGACCCGCGCGACGCCTGGGCCATCACCCAGCGCATCTGCGGCGTGTGCACCACGGTGCATGCCATCGCCTCGGTGCGCGCAGTGGAGAACGCCCTGCGGATGGAGGTGCCGCTCAACGCCCAGTACATCCGCAATCTGATCATCCTGGCGCACGCGGTGCACGACCACATCGTGCACTTCTACCACCTCTCCGCGCTCGACTGGGTGGACGTCGTCTCCGCGCTGAAGGCCGACCCGGACGCCACATCGAAGCTGGCCGAAAGCCTTTCGCCGTGGAAGCTGAACGGCAAGCACGAAATGCGCGCCGTCAAGGAGCGCCTGAAGGGCTTCGTCGACGGCGGTCAGCTCGGCATCTTCACCAACGGCTACTGGGGCCATCCGGCGATGAAGCTGCCGCCGGAGGTGAACCTGCTCGCCGTGGCGCACTACCTGCAGGCCCTCGACGTGCAGCGCAAGGCCAACAAGATCGTCTCCATCCTGGGCAGCAAGACGCCGCACATCCAGAATATCGCCGTCGGCGGCGTTTCCAACGCCATCTCCACCGACAGCTACTCCACCCTCGGCGTCGAACGCCTGCTCGCCATCAAGGGCTGGATCGACGAGCTGGCCGACTTCGTCAAGAACGTCTACCTCATCGACGTCGCCGCGGTGGGCGCCTTCTACGCCGACTGGACCAAGTACGGCGCCGGCGTCACCAACTACCTGTGCGTGCCGGACATCCCGCTGGACACCAGGGGTACGCAGTTCGCCCTGCCCGGCGGCTATGTCGCCGGCCGGGACTTGTCCGCCTTCAAGCCCATCAAGACCTTCAACGACGAGTACTGGGTCAAGGGCGTGCAGGAGAGCACCAAACACTCCTGGTACGAAGGCGCCAAGAACCTGCATCCCTACAAGGGCGAGACCAAGCCGCAGTACACCGACTTCAAGGAAGACGGCAAATACTCGTGGCTGAAGTCGCCGACCTTCTACGACAAGCCGGCGCAGGTGGGACCGCTGTCGCGTGTGCTGTGCATGCTGGCCGCCGGCCACGAGCCGACCAAGAAGTACGCCACCGCCGCGCTCGACACCGTCTCGGCGCTGGCCAAGACAAAGGTCGGGCTGGACGCCATGCACTCCACCATCGGCCGCCACGCCGCGCGCGCCGTCTCCTGCGCGGTGCAGGTAGACATGCTGGCCGACCAGTGGCAACTGCTGGTGAACAACATCGCCAAGGGCGACGTCGCCACCTACAACAAGCCCGTCTTCCCGAAGGGCGAGATCATGGGTCAGGGCTACCACGAGGCGCCGCGCGGCGTACTCTCGCACTGGGTCGTCATCGACGACGGCAAGATCAAGAACTACCAGTGCGTGGTGCCCTCGACCTGGAACGCCTGTCCGAGGAACGACAAGGACGAGCCGGGGCCGTACGAGGCGTCCATCGCCGACAACCCGATCGCCGATCCCGAGCGTCCGCTGGAGGTGCTGCGCACGGTGCACTCCTTCGACCCGTGCATCGCCTGCGCCATCCATGTCACCGACACGGAGAATGGCAGCGCGATCACGGTGAAAGCCAAGTAG
- the hybB gene encoding Ni/Fe-hydrogenase cytochrome b subunit: MADHAHAPRPLGGNLLTPFTLLLGVLAAIAAAILLYRFINGLGAVTNLNDGYPWGIWIAYDVVVGSAFACGGYAMALLVYIFNKGQYHPLVRPALLASLFGYTLAGVSVIFDLGRWWNFWHIFWPGYAQVNSVMFEVAVCVSAYIVVMWIEFSPAFLEKWGMKDVKQKLNKLLFFFIALGVLLPSMHQSSLGSLLVIFGRQIHPLWQSGVLLPVIYLMTAILLGFAVVVFEATLSSAGFGRPLETKVLTPLSKIMYWLLAAYVVVRVLDLVFRGALGTAFAATWQAFWFWVETAAFVVPLALLSTEQARRSAAKLFTGAVLLMLGGMLLRINGFLVGYMTGDGWHYFPSFAELMVTVGIIAFEILAYIYIVRNYPVLPAAQPATR, from the coding sequence ATGGCTGATCACGCACATGCGCCGCGCCCGCTCGGCGGCAACCTGCTCACGCCGTTTACCCTGCTGCTGGGCGTGCTCGCCGCCATCGCCGCCGCCATCCTTCTTTACCGTTTCATCAACGGCCTGGGGGCGGTGACCAACCTCAACGACGGCTATCCCTGGGGCATCTGGATCGCCTACGACGTCGTCGTCGGTTCGGCCTTCGCCTGCGGTGGCTACGCCATGGCGCTCTTGGTCTATATCTTCAACAAAGGACAGTACCACCCGCTGGTGCGGCCGGCGCTGCTGGCCAGCCTGTTCGGCTATACCCTGGCCGGCGTCTCGGTGATCTTCGACCTCGGCCGCTGGTGGAACTTCTGGCACATCTTCTGGCCGGGCTACGCCCAGGTGAACTCGGTGATGTTCGAGGTGGCGGTCTGCGTCTCGGCCTACATCGTGGTGATGTGGATCGAGTTCTCGCCGGCCTTCCTCGAGAAGTGGGGCATGAAGGACGTCAAGCAGAAATTGAACAAGCTGCTGTTCTTCTTCATCGCGCTGGGCGTGCTGCTGCCCTCGATGCACCAGTCTTCGCTGGGCTCGCTGCTGGTGATCTTCGGCCGGCAGATCCATCCGCTCTGGCAGTCCGGCGTGCTGTTGCCCGTCATCTACCTGATGACGGCGATCCTGCTCGGTTTCGCCGTGGTGGTCTTCGAGGCGACGCTGTCCTCGGCCGGCTTCGGCCGGCCGCTGGAGACGAAGGTGCTGACGCCGCTGTCGAAGATCATGTATTGGCTGCTCGCCGCCTACGTAGTCGTTCGGGTGCTCGACCTGGTCTTCCGCGGCGCCCTTGGAACGGCCTTCGCCGCCACCTGGCAGGCCTTCTGGTTCTGGGTCGAGACGGCAGCTTTCGTCGTGCCGCTGGCGCTGCTGTCCACGGAGCAGGCGCGCCGCAGCGCCGCGAAGCTCTTCACCGGCGCGGTGCTGCTGATGCTGGGGGGCATGCTCCTGCGCATCAACGGCTTCCTCGTCGGCTACATGACGGGCGACGGCTGGCACTACTTCCCGTCGTTCGCCGAGCTCATGGTCACCGTCGGCATCATCGCCTTCGAGATCCTGGCCTACATCTACATCGTCAGAAACTACCCCGTGCTGCCCGCCGCGCAGCCGGCCACGCGCTAA
- the hybA gene encoding hydrogenase 2 operon protein HybA, with translation MDRRKFFKASLAGGAALATGAASCPAQARDNKSLPPEALGLLFDSTLCVGCKACVAACKEANGMPPEFSTQDQYWDTPLDISGKTLNVIKAYKHGTLEKKDGEENGFAFIKKSCMHCVDPSCVSACPVQAMKKDPKTGIVSYDKDACIGCRYCVAACPFGVPRFTYDSPTPRISKCQLCVHRHKDGKYAACAEVCPTGATLYGTVADINKEIARRKALKPGEKTQFPRGRLGGPDQSYPGVAAKYLDHTYGEKEFGGTQMLLLSGVSFQKLGYPDLPPRSDAALSETLQHTLYGGLIAPIAVLGALTFVAKRNVKPEDEEGGHHG, from the coding sequence ATGGACCGGCGCAAATTCTTCAAGGCGTCCCTGGCCGGGGGCGCCGCCCTCGCCACGGGGGCGGCCAGTTGTCCGGCACAGGCGCGCGACAACAAGTCACTGCCGCCCGAGGCGCTCGGGCTGCTCTTCGATTCCACCCTCTGCGTCGGCTGCAAGGCTTGCGTCGCCGCCTGCAAGGAGGCCAACGGCATGCCGCCCGAGTTCAGCACCCAGGATCAATACTGGGACACGCCGCTGGATATCTCCGGCAAGACGCTCAACGTCATCAAGGCTTACAAGCACGGCACGCTGGAGAAGAAGGATGGCGAGGAAAACGGCTTCGCCTTCATCAAGAAGTCGTGCATGCACTGCGTCGATCCGTCCTGCGTCTCGGCCTGTCCGGTCCAGGCGATGAAGAAGGACCCGAAGACCGGCATCGTCAGCTACGACAAGGACGCCTGCATCGGCTGCCGCTACTGCGTGGCGGCCTGCCCCTTCGGCGTGCCGCGCTTCACCTACGACTCGCCGACGCCGCGGATCAGCAAGTGCCAGCTCTGCGTGCACCGGCACAAGGACGGCAAGTATGCCGCTTGCGCCGAGGTCTGCCCGACCGGCGCCACGCTGTACGGCACGGTGGCCGACATCAACAAGGAGATCGCGCGCCGCAAGGCGCTCAAACCGGGCGAGAAGACCCAGTTCCCGCGCGGCAGGCTGGGCGGTCCCGACCAGAGCTATCCCGGCGTGGCGGCGAAGTATCTCGACCACACCTACGGCGAGAAGGAATTCGGCGGCACGCAGATGCTGCTGCTCTCCGGCGTCTCCTTCCAGAAGCTGGGCTACCCGGACCTGCCGCCGCGTTCCGACGCCGCGCTGTCGGAGACCCTTCAGCACACGCTCTACGGCGGGCTCATCGCTCCGATCGCCGTGCTGGGGGCGCTGACCTTCGTCGCCAAGCGCAACGTCAAGCCTGAAGACGAGGAGGGAGGCCACCATGGCTGA
- a CDS encoding hydrogenase small subunit: MSETHIEEMAEAAGTVASRLDINRREFMQFCAATATTLGLPSGAEAAIAKAVERAKRPSVIWLHFQECTGCSESLLRAEHPTLEKLILDVISLDYHETLMAAAGHQAEAARKSAMKANKGKYILVVEGAIPIKDNGIYCKIGGHKAVDLLKECAADAAAVIAIGSCASWGGMPSTDPNPTGASGVAGVLGKPVVTIPGCPPNPYNFLATAVHFLTFGKLPDIDPLGRPKFAYGRIIHEHCERRAHFDAGRFALEFGDEGHRKGYCLYKLGCKGPETYANCSTIGFGDVGESNWPVACGHPCIGCSEKGIGFTKPIHATAQLKGMSPPASYPGIVEQQGKTSFASAAALAAIAGAAAGGAAMLAKNLGKQDEAQPRQKGE, encoded by the coding sequence ATGAGCGAAACCCACATCGAAGAAATGGCGGAAGCCGCCGGCACGGTGGCCAGCCGGCTCGACATCAACCGACGAGAGTTCATGCAGTTCTGCGCCGCGACGGCAACCACGCTGGGCCTGCCCAGCGGCGCCGAAGCGGCCATCGCCAAGGCCGTCGAGAGGGCCAAGCGGCCGTCGGTGATTTGGCTGCACTTCCAGGAATGCACCGGCTGCTCGGAATCGCTGCTGCGCGCCGAGCACCCGACGCTGGAAAAACTCATCCTCGACGTCATATCGCTCGACTACCACGAGACGCTGATGGCCGCCGCCGGCCACCAGGCGGAGGCGGCGCGCAAGTCCGCCATGAAGGCCAACAAGGGCAAGTACATCCTGGTCGTCGAGGGCGCCATTCCCATCAAGGACAATGGCATCTACTGCAAGATCGGCGGCCACAAGGCCGTCGACCTGCTGAAAGAGTGCGCGGCCGACGCCGCGGCGGTGATCGCCATCGGCTCCTGCGCCTCCTGGGGCGGCATGCCCTCCACCGACCCGAACCCAACCGGGGCAAGCGGCGTGGCCGGCGTGCTCGGCAAGCCGGTGGTGACGATTCCCGGTTGCCCGCCCAACCCCTACAATTTCCTCGCCACGGCGGTGCATTTCCTCACCTTCGGCAAGCTGCCCGACATCGACCCACTCGGCCGGCCGAAATTCGCCTACGGCCGCATCATCCACGAGCACTGCGAGCGGCGCGCCCATTTCGACGCCGGCCGCTTCGCCCTCGAGTTCGGCGACGAGGGCCACCGCAAGGGCTACTGCCTCTACAAGCTCGGCTGCAAGGGCCCGGAAACCTACGCCAACTGCTCGACCATCGGCTTCGGCGACGTCGGCGAGTCGAACTGGCCGGTGGCCTGCGGCCACCCCTGCATCGGCTGCAGCGAGAAGGGCATCGGCTTCACCAAGCCCATCCACGCGACAGCCCAGCTGAAGGGCATGAGCCCGCCGGCGTCCTACCCGGGCATCGTCGAGCAGCAGGGCAAGACGAGCTTCGCCTCCGCGGCGGCCCTGGCGGCCATCGCCGGCGCCGCGGCCGGCGGCGCCGCCATGCTGGCGAAGAACCTCGGCAAGCAGGACGAAGCCCAGCCCCGGCAGAAAGGCGAGTGA
- a CDS encoding copper chaperone PCu(A)C, whose protein sequence is MKKSLIAAALAVFSLAAQSEVTVRDAWARGTMPTQRVTGVFMEVTSSEDAAVVSVASPAAGLAEIHAMKTENGVMKMRPLPRLDLPAGKPVKLAPRGAHVMLMDLRGQLKPGDALPIVLKVEGKNGRTQAIEVRARVIDLAAPAPTGSNR, encoded by the coding sequence ATGAAAAAATCGCTTATTGCCGCCGCGCTGGCGGTGTTTTCCCTGGCCGCGCAGTCGGAAGTCACGGTCAGGGATGCCTGGGCGCGCGGCACCATGCCGACCCAGCGGGTGACGGGCGTGTTCATGGAGGTGACGAGCAGCGAGGATGCGGCGGTAGTCTCGGTCGCCAGCCCAGCGGCCGGCCTGGCCGAGATTCACGCCATGAAGACGGAAAACGGCGTGATGAAGATGCGTCCGCTCCCGAGGCTGGACCTGCCGGCCGGCAAGCCGGTGAAGCTCGCACCTCGCGGCGCCCACGTCATGCTGATGGACTTGAGGGGGCAACTGAAGCCCGGCGACGCTCTGCCCATTGTGCTCAAGGTGGAAGGCAAAAACGGCAGGACGCAGGCAATCGAGGTCAGAGCCCGCGTGATCGACCTCGCCGCGCCCGCGCCGACCGGTTCGAACCGATGA
- a CDS encoding biopolymer transporter ExbD — MAMGSFNGRGHQGPMADINVVPLVDVMLVLLVIFIVTAPLLTHSVKIDLPKASSSANITKPEHIELGIREDGSLYWNGAPVARTELESHFAAAAMQQPRPELHIRADRHAHYEKVAQTMAMAARAGLTRIGFVTDPSQ, encoded by the coding sequence ATGGCCATGGGAAGCTTCAACGGACGCGGCCACCAAGGGCCGATGGCGGACATCAACGTGGTACCGCTGGTCGACGTGATGCTGGTGCTGCTGGTGATCTTCATCGTCACCGCGCCGCTCCTGACGCACTCGGTGAAGATCGACCTGCCCAAGGCCTCCTCCAGCGCCAACATCACGAAGCCGGAGCACATCGAACTGGGCATCCGGGAGGACGGATCCCTCTACTGGAACGGGGCGCCGGTGGCGCGCACGGAACTCGAATCGCACTTCGCGGCGGCGGCGATGCAGCAGCCCCGGCCGGAGCTGCACATCCGCGCCGACCGCCACGCCCATTACGAAAAGGTGGCGCAGACCATGGCCATGGCCGCCCGCGCAGGACTCACGCGCATCGGTTTCGTCACCGATCCGTCACAATGA
- a CDS encoding MotA/TolQ/ExbB proton channel family protein: MENGLGFAHFLTQTDGVGRIVLGLLLALSVASWYLIFTKGIANLLSSRRVTAFLKQFWQAGSLSEVRDMLARRSPDNAFAELAHQALIAADESDEQGLHKLAAGGSGEFLTRVLRNGIDQEAARIEYGLTVMASAGSASPYIGLFGTVWGIYHALVAIGLSGQGTLDKVAGPVGEALIMTALGLAVAIPAVLAYNAFSRRNRIWLAQLDAFAHDLYALATVGAKTNRSSS; encoded by the coding sequence ATGGAAAACGGACTCGGCTTCGCCCACTTTCTCACGCAGACCGACGGCGTCGGGCGCATCGTACTGGGGCTGCTGCTCGCGCTCTCGGTGGCGAGCTGGTACCTGATCTTCACCAAAGGCATCGCCAACCTGCTCTCAAGCCGGCGGGTAACCGCCTTCCTCAAGCAATTCTGGCAAGCCGGCTCGCTCTCGGAAGTTCGCGACATGCTGGCGCGGCGATCCCCGGACAACGCCTTCGCGGAACTGGCGCACCAAGCGCTCATCGCCGCGGACGAAAGCGACGAACAAGGCCTGCACAAACTCGCCGCCGGCGGAAGCGGCGAATTCCTGACGCGCGTACTGAGAAACGGCATCGACCAGGAAGCGGCGCGCATCGAATACGGACTCACGGTAATGGCCTCGGCGGGCTCGGCCTCGCCCTACATTGGCCTGTTTGGGACCGTCTGGGGCATCTACCACGCGCTCGTCGCCATCGGCCTGTCGGGCCAGGGCACGCTGGACAAGGTGGCCGGCCCGGTGGGCGAGGCGCTCATCATGACCGCGCTGGGCCTGGCGGTGGCGATCCCGGCGGTGCTGGCCTACAATGCCTTTTCCCGGCGCAACCGCATTTGGCTGGCGCAGCTCGACGCCTTCGCGCACGACCTCTACGCGCTCGCCACGGTCGGCGCCAAGACCAACCGCTCGTCCAGCTAA
- a CDS encoding energy transducer TonB — MVRPERAAGLVLVIALHGAALWGLWRHRLIPMQDKMSTLFVNIIEPERPPPKPPEPPKPKPPEPKPVEPPPQLVAQAPVVSPTEPVVPPPPPAPVIAAPPAPPAPPRPAGPVTLGGELSVSCPERTPPRYPPVSRRLGETGTVVLKVELDEQGQVARSTVATGSGFPRLDEAAQAAVQGWRCTPAHRDGRPVRAVALQPFKFVLE; from the coding sequence ATGGTTCGTCCCGAGCGCGCCGCCGGCCTCGTCCTCGTCATCGCGCTGCACGGCGCGGCGCTCTGGGGGCTGTGGCGGCACCGGCTGATCCCGATGCAGGACAAGATGTCGACGCTGTTCGTCAACATCATCGAGCCGGAGCGCCCGCCGCCGAAGCCGCCGGAGCCGCCGAAACCGAAGCCGCCCGAGCCCAAGCCGGTCGAGCCGCCGCCCCAGCTCGTTGCGCAGGCGCCGGTGGTTTCGCCCACCGAGCCCGTGGTCCCGCCCCCGCCCCCCGCGCCGGTGATCGCGGCGCCGCCCGCGCCGCCCGCGCCGCCCCGGCCGGCGGGCCCGGTCACGCTCGGCGGAGAGCTATCGGTCAGCTGCCCGGAGCGCACGCCGCCCCGGTACCCCCCCGTTTCCCGCCGCCTGGGCGAAACCGGCACCGTGGTGCTGAAGGTCGAACTCGACGAACAGGGCCAGGTCGCGCGTTCGACGGTGGCCACCGGCAGCGGCTTTCCCCGGCTCGACGAAGCGGCGCAAGCCGCCGTCCAAGGCTGGCGCTGCACGCCGGCCCATCGCGACGGTCGGCCGGTGCGCGCCGTCGCATTGCAACCCTTCAAATTCGTTCTGGAGTAA
- a CDS encoding TonB-dependent receptor encodes MKRNTIALALMSAAASALAQEASLSEMTVYGERPAAFRNITTSTEAATKALIESTNVINTEDAVKYLPSVQVRKRYIGDRNAILSSRNSGTIDSARSLVYADNVLVSMLLGNSFAYAPRWWFIAPQEIDRVDVSYGAHSAAYSGNAVGVVMVMKSKLPEKFEAHAEAQAFTQSFNLYGTDETYSGSRLGAFLGNRHGDLRWTLSASHFDNTGHPQSFKTSSRKTADTGGTVVTGYHWDKDPKNADRVVMGATSIDHTIQGNAKIKLAYDFSPASRLTYTLGHWRNDSDVGVQTYLRDASGNPVYSGSVKIDGATYSLSATDLQPSKRLEEHWMNSLTWRFDPKSEGDWAFEAALTDYDIDKDKTRKPTTALPGAASGGAGQVQLLDGTGWVTADMRVDWRPARGKRGHDVAFGYHYDKHTLNDRTWTNTNWLVGDATTVNAGNTGKTETQGIYVQDAIALSPDLKMTIGLRYEQWRAFNGTKTNTTSTLTYPDRKSTFASPKFSLSWVATEDWLLRGSLSRATRFPTVTELFQGSISGSTIVNNDPNLKPEKILAGELAAERDIGGGSLRVSLFQDNLKDALTRQTTGTVTTVQNVSKVRVRGIETALQHKDAFIRGLDLTGSLTFVDSRILAWEQRPTAVGHRMIRLPDWRATLAATWHASDKMDWTLAGRYSGRQFNEFDNSDTNDEVYGSTSRFLVIDAKFNYRFDKRFSVAVGVDNLTNEKYFAFHPYTQRSWVAQAKYQF; translated from the coding sequence ATGAAACGTAACACCATCGCGCTGGCGCTGATGTCCGCCGCGGCATCGGCACTTGCGCAGGAGGCCAGCCTGAGCGAAATGACGGTCTACGGCGAGCGTCCCGCCGCCTTTCGCAACATCACCACCTCGACCGAGGCGGCCACCAAGGCGCTGATCGAGAGCACCAACGTCATCAACACCGAGGACGCGGTCAAATACCTGCCCAGCGTCCAGGTCCGCAAGCGATACATCGGCGACCGCAACGCCATCCTGTCGTCCCGCAACTCGGGCACGATCGATTCCGCCCGCTCGCTCGTCTATGCCGACAACGTCCTGGTGTCGATGCTGCTGGGCAACTCGTTCGCCTACGCGCCGCGCTGGTGGTTCATCGCGCCGCAGGAGATCGATCGCGTCGACGTGAGCTACGGCGCGCATTCCGCCGCCTATTCGGGCAACGCCGTCGGCGTCGTCATGGTCATGAAGTCGAAGCTGCCGGAGAAGTTCGAGGCCCATGCCGAGGCGCAGGCATTCACCCAGTCCTTCAATCTCTACGGCACCGACGAGACCTACAGCGGCTCGCGCCTGGGCGCATTCCTCGGCAACCGCCACGGCGACCTGCGCTGGACGCTCTCCGCGAGCCATTTCGATAACACCGGCCACCCGCAGTCGTTCAAGACATCCTCGCGCAAAACGGCGGACACCGGCGGCACGGTCGTCACCGGCTACCACTGGGACAAGGACCCCAAGAATGCCGACCGCGTGGTCATGGGCGCCACCAGCATCGACCACACGATCCAGGGCAACGCCAAGATCAAGCTCGCGTACGACTTTTCGCCCGCCTCGCGGCTCACCTATACATTGGGCCACTGGCGCAACGATTCGGACGTCGGCGTGCAGACCTATCTGCGCGACGCGTCGGGCAATCCCGTCTATAGCGGCAGCGTCAAGATCGACGGCGCGACTTACAGCCTGTCCGCCACCGACTTGCAGCCTTCCAAGCGCCTCGAAGAGCACTGGATGAACAGCCTGACCTGGCGCTTCGACCCGAAATCGGAGGGCGACTGGGCGTTCGAGGCGGCGCTGACGGACTACGACATCGACAAGGACAAGACGCGCAAGCCCACCACCGCGCTGCCGGGGGCGGCGAGCGGCGGCGCCGGCCAGGTGCAGTTGCTCGACGGCACCGGCTGGGTGACCGCCGACATGCGCGTCGACTGGCGGCCGGCGCGGGGCAAGCGCGGACACGACGTCGCATTCGGCTACCACTACGACAAGCACACGCTCAACGACCGTACCTGGACGAACACGAACTGGCTCGTTGGAGATGCGACCACCGTCAATGCGGGCAACACGGGCAAGACGGAGACGCAGGGCATATACGTCCAGGACGCCATCGCCCTGAGCCCGGACCTGAAGATGACCATTGGTCTGCGCTACGAGCAATGGCGCGCATTCAATGGCACCAAGACGAATACGACCAGCACACTGACCTATCCCGACCGGAAGTCGACATTCGCCTCGCCCAAGTTCTCGCTTTCATGGGTGGCGACGGAGGACTGGCTGCTGCGCGGCTCGCTCTCCCGCGCCACGCGCTTCCCCACGGTGACCGAGCTGTTTCAGGGCTCGATCTCCGGCTCGACCATCGTCAACAACGACCCCAACCTCAAGCCGGAAAAGATACTGGCGGGCGAGCTGGCCGCCGAGCGCGACATCGGCGGCGGCAGCCTGCGCGTCTCGCTCTTCCAGGACAACCTGAAGGACGCGCTGACGCGCCAGACCACGGGCACCGTCACCACCGTGCAGAACGTAAGCAAGGTGCGCGTGCGCGGCATCGAGACCGCCCTGCAGCACAAGGACGCATTTATCCGCGGCCTCGACCTGACCGGCAGCCTGACGTTCGTCGATTCGCGCATCCTGGCCTGGGAGCAGCGGCCGACGGCCGTGGGCCACCGCATGATCCGCCTGCCCGACTGGCGGGCGACGCTGGCTGCGACCTGGCACGCCAGCGACAAGATGGACTGGACGCTGGCCGGTCGATACTCCGGTCGCCAGTTCAACGAGTTTGACAACAGCGACACCAACGACGAGGTCTATGGGAGCACCAGCCGCTTCCTCGTGATCGACGCCAAGTTCAACTACCGGTTCGACAAGCGGTTCTCGGTGGCCGTGGGCGTGGATAACCTGACCAACGAAAAGTATTTCGCCTTCCACCCCTACACCCAGCGCAGCTGGGTCGCGCAGGCGAAATACCAGTTCTGA
- a CDS encoding TlpA family protein disulfide reductase has product MRRGLIALALCLAATAQASAAELRPFTTGSVTAIKEQFAGRPFILVLWSTTCTHCAGELKMLGRLVRKAPALPLALVSTDTPEDGKDIRAALGRFGLGRIDTWVFDDDVPERLRFAIDPSWRGELPRSYLFDAAHRREAHAGSLGEATVKQFFQSRGKPR; this is encoded by the coding sequence ATGAGGCGGGGGCTGATCGCGCTGGCGCTGTGCCTCGCCGCGACCGCGCAGGCTTCGGCCGCGGAATTGCGCCCATTCACGACCGGCAGCGTCACGGCGATCAAGGAACAATTCGCCGGCCGCCCGTTCATCCTGGTGCTGTGGTCGACCACCTGCACGCACTGCGCGGGCGAACTGAAGATGCTGGGCCGGCTCGTCCGCAAGGCCCCCGCCCTGCCGCTGGCGCTCGTCTCCACCGACACGCCGGAAGACGGGAAGGACATCCGCGCCGCGCTCGGGCGATTCGGGCTCGGCCGCATCGACACCTGGGTGTTCGACGACGACGTGCCCGAGCGCCTGCGGTTCGCCATCGACCCATCCTGGCGCGGCGAGCTGCCGCGCAGCTATCTATTCGATGCCGCCCACCGCCGAGAAGCCCATGCCGGCTCGCTCGGCGAGGCAACGGTCAAACAATTCTTTCAATCGAGGGGGAAGCCCAGATGA